A segment of the Catenuloplanes nepalensis genome:
GGATGACCGGCGTGCCGCTGACGCCGGAGCAGATCTCCTCGACGCTGCGCGCCAACCATGACTACACCGAGGCCTGCAAGCGGACCATGGGCGCGCTACTGCCGCACATGAGCACGCTGAACGTGGCGAAGGACCTGGACCTGCTGCGCCGCGCGGTCGGTGACCAGCGGCTGACCTACGTCGGCTACTCGTACGGCACGATGATCGGCGCCACGTACGTCAACCTGTTCCCGCAGCGGGTGCGCGCCGTGATCCTGGACGGCAACGTCGACCCGGACCAGCGGGCGAACCACCGGCTGGCCAACAAGCGCGACCGGGCCGGCGGCTTCGAGATCGCGCTGGCCGGCTTCCTGCGCGCCTGCGACGCGGCCGGGCCGGACTGCGCGTTCGCCGGCGGCGCCCGGGCGAAGTTCGACGCGATGCGTGAGCGGCTGCGCCAGGGTCCGGCCGACGTGCCGCCGTTCGGCACCGTGACGATCGACGACCTGACCGGGTTCATCAGCGGCGTGCTCTACGACGTGCGCTCGTTCCCGGACGCGGCGGTCACGCTGCAGATGCTCCACGAGGGACTGTCCGGCACGGCCGGGCGCGCGGCCGGCGTACCCCCGATGGCTCTGGAGGCTCTTCCGCCGCGTGGCGGGTTCGCGGACGCCTACGGGTTCAACAGCAATGACGCGTTCTTCGCGGTGAACTGCGCGGACGCGCCGCTGCCCCGCGATCCCGCGCTCTATCCGGGTTTCGCGCGGACGTTCGAGGCGGCGCACCGGACGTTCGGGCGGGCCGAGGCGTTCAGCGAGGTCGGCTGCGCGAACTGGCCGCGGATCGAGGAGCGGTACGCCGGGCCGTGGAACCGCCGCACCGCGCGGACCGTGCTGGTGGTGAACCCGACGTTCGACCCGGCCACCCGGTACGACTTCGCGGTCCGGATGACCCGGGAACTCGGCAACGCCCGGCTGCTCACGATGGACGGCTTCGGTCACGCCAGCGGCGACAGCGCGTGCGTGGCCGGCTGGTACACCCGCTATCTGGTCGACGGCGCGCTGCCGCCGGCCGGGACCCGGTGCGCGCAGGACGTGGCACCGTTCCCCGCGGCGGGCTGAGACCGGCGGCGGCGGGCGGTCCTCCCCAAAGGCCCGCCCGCCGGCCGCCGCGGGCTCGGTGTCCCCCCGGCCACCGATTCCCCCACATACCGCCCGCCTCGACGGTAGTTCCGATGCGGATGGCGGCACAATGGCGCACACCTGTTCGAACGATCACATGACGTGATCTCTATCAGGGCTGCTCCGGGAACAGGTGCGCGAACGCCTGCAGGTTCGCCAGCGACTCGCCGCGCTTCACCCGCCACTCCCACTCGCGCCGGATCGAGCTGCCGAAACCGATCTCCAGCATCCGGTCGAACGACTCGTCCGCGTAGGTCAGCACGGAGCCGAGCAGCCGGTCCAGCTCGTCGGCGTCCAGCCCGGTCAGCGCGACCCGGCCGGTCAGGTAGACGTCACCGGCGGTGTCGATGGAGAACGCGACGCCGTAGAGGCGCGCGTTGCGGCGCAGCAGCCAGGCCCACAGCGCCTCCGCGTTCTCGTCCGGCCGGCGCATCACGAACGCCTCGATCCGCAGCGAGTGCTCGCCGACGATCAGGTTGCAGACGGTCTTGAGCTTGTGCGTGCCGGGCAGCGTCACCGCGAACGACCGGTCACCGGTCGGCTCGCAGGGCAGTTCCCGCTCCGCGCAGACCCGCTCGATCAGCTTCGCGACGTCCGTCATCATGCCCCTCCGTAGGCCCCGGCCAGCTCCGCCGTGATCCGCCGGCGGTGCGCGGTCACCGCACCACGGTAGACGTCCAGCAGCCCGGCCGCAGTGCGCTGCCAGGAGAACTGGCGGGCGTGCTGCACCGCGCCGAGGGACAGCTCGCGCAACCGGGCCGGCTCGGCCAGCAGCCCGCCGAGCACGCGCGCCCACTCCGCGGAGGAGTGCCCGTCGACCAGCGCGCCGCTCACGCCGTCGCGCACCGCGCGGCTGAGCCCGCCCACGTTCGCGGCCACCACCGGCGTGCCGCACGCCTGGGCCTCCAGCGCGACTAGGCCGAACGACTCGTTGTGCGACGGCACCGCGACCAGGTCCGACGCCCGGTAGAGCGCGGGCAGCCCGGGGCCGGCCTGTGGCGGCATGAACCGCACCGAGTCCGCTATGCCGAGCCGTTGCGCCAGCTCGATCAGCGCGGTCGGCCGGTCCAGCCCGCTGCCGCTCGGGCCGCCGCAGATCACCACGGTCAGGCCGTCCCGCGACTCCAGCTCCGCGGCCGCGCGGACCAGCACGTCCGGCGCCTTGAGCGGCTGGATCCGGCCGACGAACGTGACGATCCGGCCGCGCTCGGGCAGGTCGAGCAGGCGGCGGGCGGCGAGCCGGTCCGCCTCGGCGCGCCCGGCCGGTGCGGGGCGGAACCGGTCCAGGTCCACGCCGGGCTCGACGATCGCGACCCGGGCCGGGTCCGCGCCGTACAGCCGGGTCAGGTCCTCGGCCTCGGCGAGCGTGTTCGCGACGAGCCGGTCGGACTCCGCGACCACCTGCTCCTCGCCGATCACCCGGGCCTTCGGCTCGGGACGGTCACCGGCCGCGAGCTGCGCGTTCTTGACCTTGGCGAGCGTGTGCGCGGTGTGCACCAGCGGCACGCCCCAGCGGTCCTTGGCCAGCCAGCCGACCTGGCCGGAGAGCCAGTAGTGGGAGTGGATCAGGTCGTAGTAGCCGGGCGCCCGGGCCGCCTCCGCGCGCTGCACGCCGTTGGTGAACGCGCACAGCTGGGCCGGCAGTTCCTCCTTGGCCAGGCCTTCGTACGGGCCCGCGGTCACGTGCCGGACCAGCACGCCGGGGCTCATCTCGACCACCGGTGGCAGCCCGCCGCGGGTGGCCCGGGTGAAGATCTCCACCTCGACGCCCAACTCGGCCAGGCGGCGGGCGACCTCGACGATATAGACGTTCATGCCACCGGCGTCGCCGCTGCCCGGTTGGTCGAGCGGCGAGGTGTGCACGGAGAGCGTCGCAATCCGCCGGGGTGTCGGCCAGGCCGTTCGCTGCCGAGCCACTGACACGGTCGCCTCCAGCGGATCAATTGTTGCGATTTTTACGCCGTGGTTTCCAACCACGGGGAGCCGACCCATCTTCCCCGCAGATTTTCGCCGGACATGCACGCCCGGAGGTTCACGTGATCCAACTCATTCCTCCGCGTGCCACCGGCGTCACGGGCGGTTCCGGCGCGTACGGCAGGATCGGGGGGTGACTGATTCCCCCATCGCCGTCGTCACCGGCGCCTCCAGCGGCATCGGCGCTGCCAGCGCCCGCCGGCTCGCGGCCGACGGCTTCCACGTGATCGCCACCGCCCGGCGCGCCGAGCGCCTCACCGCACTGGTCGCCGAGATCGAGGCGGCCGGCGGCCGGGCCACCGCGGTCGCGGCCGACGTCACCGACGACGCGTCCGTGCGCGCGCTGGCCGAGGCCGTGCCCGGACCGGTGACGCTGCTGGTCAACAACG
Coding sequences within it:
- a CDS encoding alpha/beta fold hydrolase, whose amino-acid sequence is MTLLRSAVAATVLAAVILTPGAAVAAPALAWAPCTEEDLTGLDCTAIEVPLDHDRPRGATTTIALARRPAADPDRRIGTLFLNPGGPGGPGRFLAAVADRILPAEVLARFDVVGFDPRGIGASDPVQCFHTDEEAIALLERMTGVPLTPEQISSTLRANHDYTEACKRTMGALLPHMSTLNVAKDLDLLRRAVGDQRLTYVGYSYGTMIGATYVNLFPQRVRAVILDGNVDPDQRANHRLANKRDRAGGFEIALAGFLRACDAAGPDCAFAGGARAKFDAMRERLRQGPADVPPFGTVTIDDLTGFISGVLYDVRSFPDAAVTLQMLHEGLSGTAGRAAGVPPMALEALPPRGGFADAYGFNSNDAFFAVNCADAPLPRDPALYPGFARTFEAAHRTFGRAEAFSEVGCANWPRIEERYAGPWNRRTARTVLVVNPTFDPATRYDFAVRMTRELGNARLLTMDGFGHASGDSACVAGWYTRYLVDGALPPAGTRCAQDVAPFPAAG
- a CDS encoding YbjN domain-containing protein; protein product: MTDVAKLIERVCAERELPCEPTGDRSFAVTLPGTHKLKTVCNLIVGEHSLRIEAFVMRRPDENAEALWAWLLRRNARLYGVAFSIDTAGDVYLTGRVALTGLDADELDRLLGSVLTYADESFDRMLEIGFGSSIRREWEWRVKRGESLANLQAFAHLFPEQP
- the mshA gene encoding D-inositol-3-phosphate glycosyltransferase; protein product: MEATVSVARQRTAWPTPRRIATLSVHTSPLDQPGSGDAGGMNVYIVEVARRLAELGVEVEIFTRATRGGLPPVVEMSPGVLVRHVTAGPYEGLAKEELPAQLCAFTNGVQRAEAARAPGYYDLIHSHYWLSGQVGWLAKDRWGVPLVHTAHTLAKVKNAQLAAGDRPEPKARVIGEEQVVAESDRLVANTLAEAEDLTRLYGADPARVAIVEPGVDLDRFRPAPAGRAEADRLAARRLLDLPERGRIVTFVGRIQPLKAPDVLVRAAAELESRDGLTVVICGGPSGSGLDRPTALIELAQRLGIADSVRFMPPQAGPGLPALYRASDLVAVPSHNESFGLVALEAQACGTPVVAANVGGLSRAVRDGVSGALVDGHSSAEWARVLGGLLAEPARLRELSLGAVQHARQFSWQRTAAGLLDVYRGAVTAHRRRITAELAGAYGGA